TAAAAATGATGACTGGTTTATACAACTATCGTAATTATGAATACTTTGGATATTTAGGTAAAGAGCAAAAAACTTTTGGGCATATTATGCAGGAGGCAGGCTATACAAGTTGTATAGCAGGAAAATGGCAGCTGAATGGGTTGGCTTATAAAAATCAATTAAAGGACTGGAAGGATAAGCGTAAGCCAAATCAGTTAGGTTTTGACTATTATAGCCTGTGGCAGTTGACAAAAAGCCGAAGTGATGGAGAACGATACGCAAACCCTTTAATAGAACAGGACGGAAAGGTATTGAATCTCTCTGAAAATGATTACGGTCCAGATATATTTAGCGAATATGTGTTAGATTTTATAGAGAACAATCACCAGAATCCATTCTTTATCTATTACCCTATGGTGCTAGTGCATGACCCTTTTGTGCCTACACCTGATTCAGATCAGTGGAGCGATCAATCAATCCGTTACAAAAATGACACGGCTTATTTTAAAGATATGGTCAGCTATACCGACAAAATTGTAGGCAAAATTGTGGGTAAATTAAAAGAGCACAATCAACTAGATAATACACTGATTATATTTACAGGAGACAATGGTACGCATACAAGTATTGTGAGTAGAACCAATAATGGAGAAATTAGAGGAGGGAAAGGAAATACTATAGATGCAGGTACCAAAGTACCATTAATTGTTCACTGGCCTGATCAAATAGAAGGAGGAAGTATTTCTGAGGAACTCATTTCGTTTAGTGATTTTTTTGCCACTTTTGCCGATCTGGCAGGAATAGATGCTGAGTCTGATGGACATAGTTTTTTACCACTGTTAAAAGGTGAAAGTTTTACCGCTAGACAAAGCGTATTAGTTCACTATGACCCTAAATGGGGCGCGAACGTGAATAGGTATCGTAATAGATTTAGCAGAACAAGGGGATACAAGCTTTATATTGATGGTAAGTTTTATAATCTGGACAAAGACCCAATGGAACTAGAGCCTATTGCAGCGGAAACTATGAGTACAACAGAAATGAAAATACACCAAAAACTGCAAAAGGAGCTTGATCAGGCTCCTTTATGGCAGAATTCAAAGTGATAGTACATGTGGGTGGATAGATTAGCAATCGCAGCTAAAATCGTCTATGTGCACATATTTTGCGGCATAGACGTCGTCTATTCTTACAATTTGAGATAAAGGTATTTGTTCACCCGTATTAAAGTTAACCATCTTTTCATGCTTAGTAGCATCCTCATTTATAGAGAGCGCTATAGTGGAGATAGTCATAAACTCGTGAATGTCAGTAAAGTATTGTAACTTTATGTAGCGTCTTTCCTGAATAGAATTATCAAGGTAATTTTCAAATTTCTTTTGTTGGTCTGATCGCACTGAAGTCTGCATAATATATTGAATTGTCTACATTATTACTACAGAGTTTAGGGCAATAAGGTTTAGTTTACTGCTCTATCCAGTCTACAGCATCATATTTTTCTGAAAAGTGAAATATTTTGAGTTCAAAATCAAAATTTTCTTCAGTCAGTTTGGTGGCTTCTACGAGCCAGTCTTTGGATGTGACAACAGCTACTTTATGAAATAAAGCAAGGCTACCAAAACTAATGTCCAGGAAGTCAAAAAGAGTATCAACCGTAAAGTCGTTCATTTCTACATGCTCCACAAATAGGTTCAGCTTTTTATGTACATTAAGCTTTTCTTTCATGATAGGTAGCATAGGAATAATGTCACCTTCACTAAAATTTTCGTCAATTCTTAATCCCACAATATTGTCTTTGAAGGACTTTATGGCTTCGACCATGCTGTTAAATTTTAAAGTTTAAAAATTAGGGGTAATGCTAATAAGATAAAAATGGTATTGTTAAATTTATGTGTTTAAAGTATCACAAATATTTGAAATATTTTAAAAAAAGCTAATAAATAAAGCTGTTTTTAATTTATTGATTATTGTATGTTTTCATTTGCACAATAATGTATAGGATAATACTGTATTGTAGCTCAGTATTAATTCTGAGATAATGCAGCTGGATATGCATCTGCGGCTTTTTTGTTAATTAAGAATGATGAAATTAAGCTTATCCTTTGCTGATGATAGCAACGAATTTATTCTGGTTATTTTGGAAATATGTAAGTGAGCTTGAAGCTAGATAATTAAAAAAACATTGCAGATAGCATGAAAAACAGGTGAAAGCCTCTATTTTAGGATTTGATACTAAAGTCATACATCAGGTATTGGCTAATACTGACTAAATGAGTAACGCATCCTAATGAACAGACGAAACTTTATTGAATTAGTAGGGGCTGGCAGTAGTGCCATGGCATGTGCCCCAATATTTACCGTTACAGCAGCTAACTCTCAACCTAAACATTTACACAAACAGAAAGCAAAAGAGCTAAATGCAGATATAGTAATTGCTGGAGGAGGTTTAGGAGGATGTGCAGCAGCACTTGCCGCACTCAAAAGTGGCCTTAGTGTAATTCTTACTGAAGAAACGGATTGGGTTGGTGGACAACTTACTCAGCAGGCTGTGCCCCCGGATGAACACCAATGGATAGAATCCCATGGTGCTACTCAGTTGTATCGTGAATTTAGAAGTGCTATTCGCCAGTATTATAAAAGCTACTATCCACTAACAGAACAGGCTAAAAATACTAAAAACCTCAATCCCGGTAATGGTGCGGTCTCACGATTGTGTTTCGAGCCTAAAGTAGGAGTGACTGTACTAGAAAGCATGTTGGCCCCCTATACCAGTACAGGACAATTAACACTCTTGCTTGAGCACAAAGCCGCCGCCGCAGAAGTAAGTGGCGATAAAATTAACTTTCTTGCAGTGAATGACTTAAGGAATGGAAATGATAAAATTTTATCCGCCGCATATTTTGTAGATGCTACTGAGCTAGGAGATTTGTTGCCGCTTTCAGGTACGGAATACGTTAGTGGTGCTGAAGCAAAAAGTGAAACCAATGAGCTACATGCCGCTGAAGAGGCTCAACCTCATAACCATCAGTCGTACACCATGTGTTTTGCGATGGATTATGTGCCTGGAGCTAAGCTTACTATAGATAAGCCAGAAGATTACAACTTTTGGCATAAGCATATTCCTAAGCTAAGCCCTCCCTGGCCCGGAGAGTTGCTGTCTCTCACCTACGCCAACCCTTCAACCTTAGAACCTAAGGAACTGGGTTTTCACCCTGATGGTAGAGCTACTGGCAACAAGTTAAATTTATGGAACTACAGGAAAATTATAGATAGACATAATTTTAAAAATGGGCTATACACCGGGGAT
This window of the Porifericola rhodea genome carries:
- a CDS encoding STAS/SEC14 domain-containing protein, with amino-acid sequence MVEAIKSFKDNIVGLRIDENFSEGDIIPMLPIMKEKLNVHKKLNLFVEHVEMNDFTVDTLFDFLDISFGSLALFHKVAVVTSKDWLVEATKLTEENFDFELKIFHFSEKYDAVDWIEQ
- a CDS encoding FAD-dependent oxidoreductase: MNRRNFIELVGAGSSAMACAPIFTVTAANSQPKHLHKQKAKELNADIVIAGGGLGGCAAALAALKSGLSVILTEETDWVGGQLTQQAVPPDEHQWIESHGATQLYREFRSAIRQYYKSYYPLTEQAKNTKNLNPGNGAVSRLCFEPKVGVTVLESMLAPYTSTGQLTLLLEHKAAAAEVSGDKINFLAVNDLRNGNDKILSAAYFVDATELGDLLPLSGTEYVSGAEAKSETNELHAAEEAQPHNHQSYTMCFAMDYVPGAKLTIDKPEDYNFWHKHIPKLSPPWPGELLSLTYANPSTLEPKELGFHPDGRATGNKLNLWNYRKIIDRHNFKNGLYTGDITIVNWPQNDYMLGNLVDVSEKEFQKHLRGGKQLSLSLFYWLQTEAPRPDGGQGWPGLRLRGDVMGTEDGMAKYPYIRESRRIKAEFTVLEEHVGTANRALITGKKENNTAADFYDSVGIGYYHIDLHPSTAGDNYIDFGSLPFQIPLGALIPQRTINLLPANKNIGTTHITNGCYRLHPVEWSIGEAVGYLVAYSLKNKTIPKGVREDKRRLAEYQSLIRKNGIETHWPKA
- a CDS encoding sulfatase-like hydrolase/transferase is translated as MLLLNYHQICAQTSTSEKPNVILIMADDMGAECLGSYGSLDYKTPVLDQLASQGIRFTNCISQPLCTPSRVKMMTGLYNYRNYEYFGYLGKEQKTFGHIMQEAGYTSCIAGKWQLNGLAYKNQLKDWKDKRKPNQLGFDYYSLWQLTKSRSDGERYANPLIEQDGKVLNLSENDYGPDIFSEYVLDFIENNHQNPFFIYYPMVLVHDPFVPTPDSDQWSDQSIRYKNDTAYFKDMVSYTDKIVGKIVGKLKEHNQLDNTLIIFTGDNGTHTSIVSRTNNGEIRGGKGNTIDAGTKVPLIVHWPDQIEGGSISEELISFSDFFATFADLAGIDAESDGHSFLPLLKGESFTARQSVLVHYDPKWGANVNRYRNRFSRTRGYKLYIDGKFYNLDKDPMELEPIAAETMSTTEMKIHQKLQKELDQAPLWQNSK